The Scleropages formosus chromosome 11, fSclFor1.1, whole genome shotgun sequence genome window below encodes:
- the hacd3 gene encoding very-long-chain (3R)-3-hydroxyacyl-CoA dehydratase, with protein MQTLTPHVYWAQRHSEIYLRVELSDVQNLDISVQDNILRFRAQGHGAKGDNEYEFSLEFLEPVKPEVTHRSTQRQVNITVKKQEHSWWDRLTVQERKPLFLAPDFDRWLDESDAEMELREKEERINRVNVESRIRKNKFLGLKKGYLFMYNLVQFLGFSWIFVNMTVRLFILGQDSFYDTFHTIADMMYFCQILAVAEVVNPALGLVKTGVMPAMIQVVGRNVILFVIFGSLEEMQNKAVVFFVFYLWSMIEIVRYPYYMLACIDNEWKLLTWLRYSIWIPLYPLGVLAEAVAVIQSLPIFDETRLYSIPLPKALGQSLSFSYTLQLYLVLMFLGLFINFRHLFKQRMRRFRAKKRKAH; from the exons ATGCAGACCCTAACGCCGCACGTCTATTGGGCTCAGCGGCACAGCGAGATATACCTGCGAGTGGAGCTGAGCGACGTTCAG AATCTTGACATCAGTGTACAAGACAACATCCTCCGCTTCAGAG CCCAGGGTCATGGAGCAAAAGGGGACAATGAATATGAGTTCAGCTTGGAGTTCTTAGAGCCAGTAAAGCCTGAG GTGACTCACAGGTCCACGCAGCGGCAGGTGAACATTACCGTGAAGAAACAAGAGCACAGCTGGTGGGACAGGCTGACAGTACAGGAGCGCAAGCCCCTCTTTCTGGCTCCTGACTTTGACCGATGGCTGGACGAGTCTGATGCAGAAATGGAGCTCCGTGAAAAA GAGGAGAGAATAAACAGAGTCAATGTGGAGTCAAGGATCCGAAAGAACA agttcTTGGGTCTGAAGAAGGGCTACCTGTTCATGTACAACCTGGTCCAGTTCCTGGGATTCTCCTGGATCTTCGTCAATATGACTGTGCGCCTTTTCATCCTGGGACAAG ATTCCTTCTATGACACTTTCCACACTATTGCTGACATGATGTACTTCTGTCAGATACTGGCTGTGGCAGAGGTGGTGAATCCAGCCCTAGGCCTGGTTAAGACGGGTGTCATGCCAGCTATGATCCAG GTGGTGGGGAGGAATGTGATCCTCTTTGTCATCTTTGGGAGCCTGGAGGAGATGCAGAACAAAGCCGTGGTGTTCTTTGTCTTCTATCTGTGGAGCATGATAGAGATTGTCAG GTATCCATACTATATGCTGGCCTGCATAGACAATGAGTGGAAACTGCTCACCTGGCTGCGGTACTCAATCTGGATCCCCCTGTACCCACTAGGGGTTCTGGCAGAAG CGGTGGCTGTGATTCAGTCTCTGCCCATCTTTGACGAGACTCGCCTCTACAGCATCCCGCTGCCAAAAGCCCTTGGCCAATCCCTCAGTTTCTCCTACACCTTGCAGCTCTACTTGGTGCTCATGTTTCTAG GCCTCTTTATCAACTTCCGTCACCTGTTCAAGCAGAGGATGAGACGATTCCGTgccaagaagaggaaggccCACTGA
- the ints14 gene encoding integrator complex subunit 14 codes for MPTVVLMDVSLSMTRPVQLDGTEEFQRKNLAVHGLTMLFEHMATNYRLEFTALVAFSSLWELMVPFTRDYNTLQEALNNLEDYDKTCLEPALQGVSNIVQQEWGSTCPCQVVLVTDGSLGIGRGSLRHSLSTIKHRSEDKKFPLPFPFPAKLYIMCIANAEELQNSDTLDNLEQLLSLNGGEGQIFTVEGPLCLKNVQSLFGKLIDQAYTPFHAVLRCGNLSSDVQVFPRPEPVIMDEEVDPAPRTILTDLEIVGFIEIGDISSPPVLSRHLVLPIAVNKDVDEMGTGTTDETEEENSANQMAGKSPNFCVLLHGSLKVEGMVALVQLGPEWYGMLYSQADSKKKSNLMMSLFEPGPEPLPWLGKVSQLGPTSDAKENPYGEDDSKSPFPLQPKSKRSYAQNVTVWIKPSGLQTDVQKILRNARKLPEKTQTFYKELNRLRKAALAFGFWDLLKGVADLLERECTLLPDTAHPDAAFQLSHAAQQLKLASTGDSQYAAFDHNITPMLTDFSGSGSSDRDRM; via the exons ATGCCCACGGTGGTCCTCATGGACGTGTCCCTGTCCATGACGCGGCCGGTGCAGCTCGACGGCACCGAGGAGTTCCAGAGAAAGAACCTGGCCGTGCACGGACTCACCATGCTCTTCGAGCACATGGCCACCAACTACCGCCTCGAGTTCACGGCCCTGGTGGCCTTTTCCTCCCTCTGGGAGCTCATGGTGCCCTTCACACGGGACTACAACACTCTGCAG gaGGCCTTGAACAACTTGGAGGACTATGATAAGACGTGCTTGGAACCGGCCCTGCAGGGAGTCAGCAATAtagtgcagcaggagtggggcaGCACCTGCCCCTGCCAG GTAGTGCTGGTGACAGACGGGTCTCTTGGGATCGGGAGGGGTTCCCTCCGCCACTCTTTGTCCACCATAAAGCACAGAAGTGAAGATAAGAAGTTTCCTCTGCCCTTTCCCTTCCCAGCGAAGCTCTACATAATGTGCATTGCTAATGCAGAAGAG CTCCAGAACAGTGACACCTTGGATAACCTGGAACAGTTGCTCAGTTTGAATGGAGGAGAGGGTCAGATCTTCACTGTGGAGGGACCACTGTGCTTGAAGAATGTGCAGTCCTTGTTTGG GAAACTAATAGACCAGGCATACACACCCTTCCATGCTGTACTACGTTGTGGAAACCTGTCCTCAGATGTGCAGGTCTTCCCTCGGCCTGAGCCAGTCATCATGGATGAGGAGGTGGATCCTGCACCCCGGACCATTCTGACAG ATTTGGAGATAGTAGGTTTCATTGAAATTGGCGATATTTCTAGCCCCCCTGTCCTGTCACGACATTTGGTCCTGCCCATTGCTGTGAATAAAG ATGTAGATGAGATGGGCACAGGGACCACCGACGAAACTGAAGAGGAAAACTCTGCCAATCAGATGGCAGGAAAGAGTCCCAATTTCTGCGTTTTGCTGCATGGAAGCCTCAAAgtggagggcatggtggcactcGTGCAGCTGGG CCCTGAATGGTATGGGATGCTGTACTCCCAGGCAGACAGCAAGAAGAAATCCAATctgatgatgtcattgtttGAACCTGGTCCAGAGCCTCTGCCCTGGCTTGGGAAGGTCTCCCAACTGGGGCCTACATCAG ATGCCAAGGAAAATCCTTATGGAGAAGATGACAGCAAAAGCCCTTTCCCTTTACAGCCCAAGAGCAAGCGCAGTTACGCACAGAATGTCACCGTGTGGATTAAACCAAGCGGGCTACAG ACTGATGTGcagaaaatattaagaaatgcCAGGAAATTACCTGAGAAGACACAAACCTTCTACAAG GAGCTGAACCGCCTGCGAAAAGCAGCACTGGCTTTTGGTTTCTGGGATCTGCTCAAAGGTGTTGCAGACCTACTTGAGCGCGAGTGCACCCTGCTGCCAGACACAGCACATCCTGATGCAGCCTTCCAGCTGTCACATGCCGCCCAGCAACTGAAGCTAGCCAGCACTGGAGACTCACAGTATGCTGCTTTTGACCACAACATTACCCCTATGCTCACTGACTTCTCTGGAAGCGGCAGCAGTGACAGGGACCGGATGTGA